A genomic segment from Bradyrhizobium diazoefficiens USDA 110 encodes:
- a CDS encoding 30S ribosomal protein S2 gives MALPDFTMRQLLEAGVHFGHQSHRWNPKMAPFIFGTRNNIHIVDLAQTVPMLHHALQAVSDTVAKGGRILFVGTKRQAQDGVADAAKRCAQYFVNSRWLGGTLTNWKTISASIKRLRHLDDVLAGGEANSYTKKERLTLQRERDKLDRSLGGIKDMGGLPDLIFVIDTNKEDIAIQEAQRLNIPVAAIVDTNSDPKGITYVVPGNDDAGRAISLYCDLIARAAIDGISRAQGDSGIDIGASARPLAEELPAASSSGFQGLAGPRGTADDLKKLPGVSGAIEKKFNDLGIFHFWQLAELDHDTAHTIGEEVGLPSRADAWVAKAKALTAEAE, from the coding sequence ATGGCGCTACCCGACTTCACCATGCGTCAGCTTTTGGAAGCTGGCGTGCACTTTGGTCACCAGTCTCACCGCTGGAATCCGAAAATGGCTCCGTTCATTTTCGGCACCCGTAACAACATCCACATCGTCGACCTCGCCCAGACCGTGCCGATGCTGCACCACGCCCTCCAGGCCGTCAGCGACACGGTTGCGAAGGGCGGCCGCATCCTGTTCGTCGGCACCAAGCGCCAGGCACAGGACGGCGTTGCGGACGCGGCCAAGCGCTGCGCGCAGTATTTCGTCAACTCGCGCTGGCTCGGCGGCACGCTGACCAACTGGAAGACGATCTCGGCTTCGATCAAGCGCCTGCGTCACCTCGACGACGTGCTCGCGGGCGGCGAAGCCAATTCGTACACGAAGAAGGAGCGCCTGACGCTTCAGCGCGAGCGCGACAAGCTCGACCGCTCGCTCGGCGGCATCAAGGACATGGGCGGTCTGCCCGACCTGATCTTCGTGATCGACACCAACAAGGAAGACATCGCGATCCAGGAGGCCCAGCGCCTCAACATCCCGGTCGCCGCGATCGTCGACACCAATTCGGACCCGAAGGGCATCACCTATGTGGTGCCGGGCAATGACGACGCCGGCCGCGCGATCTCGCTCTATTGCGACCTGATCGCGCGTGCGGCGATCGACGGCATCTCGCGCGCCCAGGGCGATTCGGGCATCGACATCGGTGCTTCGGCCCGTCCGCTCGCCGAAGAGCTGCCGGCGGCCTCCTCAAGCGGCTTCCAGGGCCTTGCTGGTCCCCGCGGCACCGCCGACGACCTCAAGAAGCTCCCGGGCGTGTCGGGCGCGATCGAGAAGAAGTTCAACGACCTCGGCATCTTCCACTTCTGGCAGCTCGCCGAGCTCGATCACGACACCGCGCACACGATCGGCGAAGAAGTCGGTCTGCCGAGCCGTGCGGATGCCTGGGTGGCCAAGGCCAAGGCGCTGACCGCGGAAGCGGAATAG